The Clavelina lepadiformis chromosome 1, kaClaLepa1.1, whole genome shotgun sequence genome segment CCATGTTTTAGGAGTTCGTTGCCATTGCCTTGGCATGAACGTTTGAAGATATTTGTAACTTCTGCCATTGAAAACCATTGGACTTGTGTATCAGCGACTGGAGTCAAACGTAATCAAGAGCAATTTACCTGTCCAACTGTTGCATCAAGAAGATGATGGTCGCAGTAAAGAAGAACCCGTTAGACTCGTCGTCGGGTTCGAATGCTAACCAAGGCAGGACTTCACCGCAAAACTTCTCTTGTATGTCGCCTCCCTCCCCTCCGTCGACGCCTCCCGAACTAAACTGCagtctgtatggtggaatcgAAGTAGATGTTGAAGGCGAAAATGCGGATAACTGCAAGACTTTGAACATGAACAATCAATGCTATGATGTTAAAAAAAGCGACGATGAGTCAACAAACGACTCGTTTGATGAAGCTACTTTAACGGGAAAAGATCGCAGAACAAACGGTGGTAAGTGTTCTTTCCTCGCTGTAACCTACCCACCCGATAACCGAAATACCTTTGTAATATTTAGATAACCATTAAAGTGACTATTGTTTCATGTCCTGTAACGGCGTATAAAATAGACATAGTATGCCGGAAAATCGGCCTTTGGCAAATATGGCGTCGAAAATATGCGGCGTATTAGTTTTCGTTTTAACTGCTAGTTTCAGTTTTAACTGTTTTGATCCGACAATGGCTGAACTTCCACATATTTCATCATGGTCTTTGTAGACACCGAAAAACTGCTGGCGTTCTGCTAATGCGCTAAGCAGAACCTTGCATTGGGGGGACGGCCTACTTACTGGTTTacgctttgttacaaaacggCGTTAAGTCATTTGTTACAGCTAGCAACAATGACAAATGTTTGTGCGCTTGGTACCATTTCAGTTCATATGAAGCCTGTGTTTGGGTTTATCAGTCGACGTATTGTTTTCGCTTTCCTATCATTGTTGTCTGATACCAGGAAATGCGCGTACGAGAAAAAAATACTTATATTAGTGCAATATATCTGCAGCTGGTTGTCTAACTTAAGTTAGACGAAGTCGATAAATCGTTTGGCTAAATCCGATTTTAATCCACTGTGTAAATGACATTTGAATTTAACCGATGGGTGTATCGTGTTTAATAGCTGCTTAACATACTGCTTTTACACCAGCTATTGTTGTTGGGATCCCAGAGGGTTTTATGTAGTTTTACAGTAATGGGAAAACGGCAGCTCGGTAtacgttttgttttgtgaaatttgATTACCACAAGTCAGGGACGAAATGATAAATACTGGAATAGATCATGCGAAATGTCGCGAGAGATTTGTGATCATTTCCTTGCAAACTGACGTTTGCGGCTCTGCTGTCGGAGTTAGCCATTGTCTGCGCTCTAAGCTTCGTCTCTGTATGACAGTACAATGCTGAACGGTCAGTTGCGTCATTGTTACAAGTTTCATTTCGCAACGTATTTACAACATAATACTGATGCAACTTGTTTGTTCTGCCAAGTTAATTCGACTTTTTTCAATTAGTGCTACAATCGAATCGCGACAATGTTAGAGCAATTACCCACAGCAATGCAGAACTCTGGTAAGCATTGTTGTGTACAAAATTCTGGTGTTTTAGTTGTCTTGTTTACGCAATTTTCTTCAGTTTATGCACTACTGGATTTGCGTTCcgaattgaaattaaaattttataacaacgATATTTAATGATGTTTTCAGTGGTTCCAAAGACAATTGTTTAGACAACGACGAATTATTGCAGCCAGGCAATGGACGTTGTTATGAATACGAATTCTCGAAAGCGACTTCGGAAACAGGTTCtttatattacaaaaatacCATTTCCGTTTCATAGGAAAAGCATATTGTCAGAGACAATTTCGTGTTACATGTAGAACGTACTGTTATTTTTACTGGTCAAACTACTGTACCGCTATAGGCTGCAAACAGTACTAGGTTGCATAACTATTTTGCATTGACTGTGCTGTGTCCTGTCATCACCCTACGGAAAGGTATTAATTATAATTGCACGTTTGTTGACATACTGTCGACAGTATATTGTTTATTGCCTCAAGTTTGTTAAGATCAAAGTTGGTGTAACAATCGCTGTTTTACTGTTGTAGACCTGCCTACTTTTGTGGtcgaaaaagaaagaaaactcTCGCAGATGATAGGACAACTCAATACGCTGCGAAAGCAGTTAATGTTTTCCAAGGCAAGTGCACTGCAGTTTTACAGactttcattattttacgGAAAAATTTCTATGTTCTCCGGTTCCTTGTTAACCTATCTTCCAAGGTATTACATGGTAGCCTAATcttaatctaaatctaacttcaatttaatcctaattaaataaaatcaatttttttacatttcctTTCCCCTAACCTGACTGTCTTGTCTACACCACtctatttttaacaatggGCCGTGTGACCTATTTATAACCAAACACTCacctttatttatatttttacagtatataaGCTGTAGAAAATGTAAAGAGTGGGGTACTATAAATTTCGGTAAAAATTAATGTGACCGTTGATATTATCGACTTAAACGTATGATGTTAATAAAGGTTTATTACTACTTCTacagaaagaagaagaaaagatTGCGGCACACAACCTTATTAAGCAACAACGTCAGCTCGaattacaaagaaaacaacaggAACAAGTAAGAAACTACCCAGCGATGCAATTTAGTCTGTTCTGGTCGCCTTCATCCAGGCGTAGGTGTAACGTGTGCCAGTACTTCGCCAATGTTGCCCGCCTCTGGGTGTTTGTACAACAatacattttcatgaaaaaattattgaaatgtGTTGTGCTTTGGTACACGAGCGAACCATGACTTACCGTATATGAATAGGGACCTAAACCCACAGTTAGTTTTGTCCTTGTCAAACGAAATGTTC includes the following:
- the LOC143450712 gene encoding uncharacterized protein LOC143450712; translated protein: MMVAVKKNPLDSSSGSNANQGRTSPQNFSCMSPPSPPSTPPELNCSLYGGIEVDVEGENADNCKTLNMNNQCYDVKKSDDESTNDSFDEATLTGKDRRTNGVLQSNRDNVRAITHSNAELCGSKDNCLDNDELLQPGNGRCYEYEFSKATSETDLPTFVVEKERKLSQMIGQLNTLRKQLMFSKASALQFYRLSLFYGKISMFSGSLLTYLPRYYMVA